The sequence GCAGCACATAGGCGGAGACGGCGTTCTTGTTGCCCGGGTGGCCGATGCCCATGCGCACGCGGCGGTAGGCTTCGCCGATGTGCTGGTGGATCGAGCGCAGCCCGTTGTGGCCCGCATGGCCGCCGCCGGTTTTCACCTTCAGCCGGCCAGGCGCGAGATCGAGCTCGTCGTGGAACACCGTCACATCCGCCGGGGTGAGCTTGTAAAAGCGCATCGCCTCGCCGACCGATTGGCCCGAGAGGTTCATGAAGGTTTCGGGCTTGAGCAGCACGACCTTCTCGCTGCCCAGCCGCCCTTCGCTGACCGATCCCTGGAACTTGCCGCGCCACGGCGCAAAGCCGTGATCCTCGGCGATCCGGTCCAGCGCCATGAAGCCGATGTTGTGGCGGTTTGCGGCGTATTTCGCCCCGGGATTGCCGAGGCCAACGAAGATCTGCATGGGCTGCTCCGGTGTGGGCGGTTGCGTGATCTTGTCCTAGCGGTGCGGCCCCGGTGCCGCAAGGGCGGCGCGCGCAAGGCAGCGGGCAAAGAAAAACGCGGAAGGTG comes from Pseudoruegeria sp. SHC-113 and encodes:
- the pth gene encoding aminoacyl-tRNA hydrolase produces the protein MQIFVGLGNPGAKYAANRHNIGFMALDRIAEDHGFAPWRGKFQGSVSEGRLGSEKVVLLKPETFMNLSGQSVGEAMRFYKLTPADVTVFHDELDLAPGRLKVKTGGGHAGHNGLRSIHQHIGEAYRRVRMGIGHPGNKNAVSAYVLRDFAKAEQDWLDDVLRGVSDGAADLAKGDAGRFMNAVALRVNPPQNKAREGKPAPAPKAEKPAHPTPGTPAESDARSPLQKLVDKFR